One Streptomyces sp. BA2 DNA window includes the following coding sequences:
- a CDS encoding pilus assembly protein TadG-related protein, with translation MSIRELVCARCGARREQGSVTLYFLGFAIVMIGLLALLVDGGRLLMASADAEDIAAEAARSAGQEVNGPDAITGEGTRADPQKAVATAQDFLADAGVQGTVTVAEDGQSIDITVKDTYQTLLLGGFGYSSMQVTAHADVTLERTDPGA, from the coding sequence GTGAGTATCAGGGAACTGGTGTGCGCCCGCTGCGGTGCCCGGCGGGAGCAGGGTTCGGTGACGCTGTACTTCCTCGGCTTCGCCATCGTCATGATCGGCCTGTTGGCGCTACTCGTGGACGGCGGCCGTCTTTTGATGGCCTCCGCCGATGCCGAGGACATCGCGGCCGAGGCGGCCCGCAGCGCGGGCCAGGAGGTCAACGGCCCCGATGCGATCACCGGTGAGGGCACCCGCGCCGACCCGCAGAAGGCCGTCGCGACCGCGCAGGATTTCCTGGCCGATGCCGGTGTGCAGGGCACCGTGACGGTCGCCGAGGACGGGCAGAGCATCGACATCACCGTGAAGGACACCTACCAGACACTGCTGCTGGGCGGATTCGGCTACTCCAGCATGCAGGTGACCGCGCACGCCGACGTCACGCTCGAACGTACCGACCCCGGAGCCTGA